One genomic segment of Longimicrobium sp. includes these proteins:
- a CDS encoding RiPP maturation radical SAM C-methyltransferase yields MYKIALVNMPLATLSMPSLALTQLQSVVRQTFGARVEAQVRYLNHDFALYLGLAAYEELVSFEHHPTGLGEWFFREAAFPEAPDNADEYFQRYYPQHTARNRALKDFVMRMRAGLRTHFQEMIDRYGLDQADLVGFTSMFSQNAATLAMARMIRERNPSAVIVVGGANCEAPMGRELLENAPVLDFVFSGPSLRSFPRLLRCLVDGDTEGCHRIDGVFSRKNRVRDAAGCAAPGLDLAATGGPPEVRAFGEENDVNELAEYDWEEFLERYAAAFPERDKPILLFETSRGCWWGEKAHCTFCGLNGSTISYRSMRPENAFRVFNGLFAHADRVREFQSVDNILPKSYLTDVLPYLDTPPGVFMFYEVKADLTEDDFRTLARARVLRIQPGIEALNTSTLKLMRKGTSVFQNLSFLINAVRYGIEPAWNLLIGFPGEELEVYEKYERELPLLTHLYPPAGVFPVRFDRFSPYYEEAEAYGLDLHPLDWYELTYPFPRESLYRLAYYFADDNSLAPYATNAALMVARLRAKVDRWKTLWNSAGRPELRLCLREGVPHVFDSRDGVPLEYPLREESRRVLEALGTAKKVVNLARELEGVDVEAEIAWLVERGLVFHEGERYMSLLVAPPRPITVPLENVILATATV; encoded by the coding sequence CAGGTCCGCTACCTGAACCACGACTTCGCCCTGTACCTGGGCCTTGCCGCGTACGAGGAGCTGGTCTCGTTCGAGCACCACCCCACCGGGCTGGGCGAGTGGTTCTTCCGCGAGGCCGCGTTCCCCGAGGCGCCGGACAACGCGGACGAGTACTTCCAGCGCTACTACCCGCAGCACACCGCGCGCAACCGCGCCCTGAAGGACTTCGTGATGCGGATGCGCGCCGGGCTGCGCACGCACTTCCAGGAGATGATCGACCGCTACGGGCTGGACCAGGCGGACCTGGTGGGCTTCACCTCCATGTTCTCGCAGAACGCCGCCACCCTGGCCATGGCGCGGATGATCAGGGAGCGGAACCCGTCGGCGGTGATCGTGGTGGGCGGCGCCAACTGCGAGGCGCCGATGGGGCGCGAGCTGCTGGAGAACGCGCCGGTGCTGGACTTCGTCTTCTCGGGCCCGTCGCTGCGGAGCTTTCCCCGGCTGCTGCGCTGCCTGGTGGACGGCGACACCGAGGGGTGCCACCGCATCGACGGCGTGTTCTCGCGGAAGAACCGGGTGCGCGACGCGGCCGGCTGCGCCGCGCCGGGCCTAGACCTGGCGGCGACGGGCGGCCCGCCCGAGGTGCGCGCGTTCGGCGAGGAGAACGACGTGAACGAGCTGGCGGAGTACGACTGGGAGGAGTTCCTGGAGCGGTACGCGGCGGCGTTCCCCGAACGCGACAAGCCGATCCTCCTGTTCGAGACCTCGCGCGGGTGCTGGTGGGGCGAGAAGGCGCACTGCACCTTCTGCGGGCTGAACGGCTCCACCATCAGCTACCGCTCGATGCGCCCCGAGAACGCCTTCCGCGTGTTCAACGGCCTGTTCGCGCACGCCGACCGGGTGCGCGAGTTCCAGAGCGTCGACAACATCCTCCCCAAGAGCTACCTGACCGACGTCCTTCCCTACCTGGACACGCCGCCGGGCGTGTTCATGTTCTACGAGGTGAAGGCCGATCTCACCGAAGACGACTTCCGCACGCTGGCCAGGGCGCGGGTGCTGCGCATCCAGCCGGGGATCGAGGCGCTGAACACCTCCACCCTGAAGCTGATGCGCAAGGGAACCTCGGTGTTCCAGAACCTCTCGTTCCTGATCAACGCGGTGCGCTACGGGATCGAGCCCGCGTGGAACCTGCTGATCGGGTTCCCGGGAGAAGAGCTGGAGGTGTACGAGAAGTACGAGCGCGAGCTGCCGCTGCTCACCCATCTCTACCCGCCCGCCGGGGTGTTTCCCGTGCGCTTCGACCGCTTCAGCCCGTACTACGAAGAGGCCGAGGCCTACGGGCTGGACCTGCATCCGCTGGACTGGTACGAGCTGACGTACCCGTTCCCGCGCGAGTCGCTGTACCGCCTGGCCTACTACTTCGCGGACGACAACAGCCTGGCGCCGTACGCCACCAACGCGGCGCTGATGGTCGCCCGGCTGCGGGCGAAGGTGGACCGCTGGAAGACGTTGTGGAATTCCGCCGGCCGGCCCGAGCTGCGCCTGTGCCTGCGCGAGGGCGTGCCCCACGTCTTCGATTCGCGCGACGGGGTGCCGCTGGAGTACCCGCTCCGCGAGGAGAGCCGGCGCGTGCTGGAGGCGCTGGGCACCGCGAAGAAGGTGGTGAACCTGGCGCGCGAGCTGGAGGGGGTCGACGTGGAGGCCGAGATCGCGTGGCTGGTGGAGCGCGGCCTCGTCTTCCACGAGGGCGAGCGCTACATGAGCCTGCTCGTCGCTCCGCCGCGCCCCATCACCGTTCCCCTCGAGAACGTGATCCTCGCCACCGCCACGGTGTGA